In Phyllopteryx taeniolatus isolate TA_2022b chromosome 6, UOR_Ptae_1.2, whole genome shotgun sequence, one genomic interval encodes:
- the cep76 gene encoding centrosomal protein of 76 kDa isoform X2 codes for MDIHGKIREVLSETLRNDQGTAHQVLSEADFLHALQRRGIIDDVMKDLHFSQVAPSHMETRSPPKSTPQLIDEENIRLTKTNIDPSRRYLYLQVLGGKAFLEHLQEPEPLPGQVCPTFKLFLHFRNQRFHSKPVPCACDPDLQEGFLFQIHIDGTGEGSKMADATTMLSIYDPVHLVLIKTDTSSETTLVSSYFLDWRTVLSSPSGKTCLAVELMGVGSECKLPAGVLTVSLEFYPPLTETLSTDIISTQQSLERQRTAERERIFLVYAKQWWREFLEIRSTNQSKMVKIFAQDENGINRPVCSYVHILRAGRLLESPRRAARFVSLLAHEKAPLVGGGEKHEQWCTLLAFLCRGKGDCEDHSTLLCSLLLGFGLDAYVCVGTKAKGIPHTWVLTRGTDGSITFWESLTAHRYLHQAIDPDAPPLAPQPKPSYPYRTVGCVFNHQSFLANCQPSDAVELCVFDLQNQSRWKAMSDEALKSVCDSGSISSLPPLPPLSSSSLDAAAVSNQLELEMRYLISEHRKDLNLTTVWDDHLSYLLSSALSAYEMERCTGVSCGNEEFQDAVRRAVPEGHTFKGFPIHFLHRNARRAFSTCLKSRFCEEIVYCRGDHVRLALRVRVFIYPENVCAVWFMFACKYRSVL; via the exons ATGGATATTCATGGGAAGATCCGAGAGGTGCTGTCTGAGACTTTGAGGAATGATCAAGGTACTGCACATCAAGTGTTATCTGAGGCAGACTTCCTCCATGCACTGCAGCGCAGGGGCATCATAGATGACGTGATGAAGGACCTACACTTTTCTCAG GTAGCACCTAGCCATATGGAAACACGATCTCCTCCAAAATCCACCCCCCAGTTGATTGACGAAGAAAACATTCGGCTGACAAAAA CCAATATTGACCCATCCAGACGTTACCTGTATTTGCAAGTACTTGGTGGTAAGGCCTTCTTGGAGCACCTTCAGGAGCCTGAGCCTTTACCTGGTCAGGTGTGCCCAACATTCAAGTTATTCCTGCACTTCCGAAATCAGAGATTTCACTCCAAGCCAGTGCCCTGTGCCTGTGACCCTGACTTGCAGGAGGGCTTCCTGTTCCAGATCCACATAGATGGCACAG GAGAGGGAAGTAAGATGGCAGATGCAACTACTATGCTGTCCATTTACGATCCAGTTCACTTGGTGCTGATCAAGACTGACACCTCCAGTGAGACGACGTTGGTCTCATCCTACTTCCTGGACTGGAGGACAGTCCTTAGTTCACCTAGTGGGAAGACATGCTTGGCTGTGGAACTGATGGGAGTGG GAAGTGAATGCAAGTTGCCGGCTGGTGTTTTGACAGTCAGTCTCGAATTCTATCCTCCACTCACAGAGACACTGAGCACTGACATCATCAGCACACAG cAATCTCTAGAAAGACAGAGGACAGCAGAGAGGGAGAGGATCTTCCTGGTTTATGCCAAACAATGGTGGAGGGAGTTTCTTGAAATCCGGTCAACAAACCAGTCCAAAATGGTCAAAATCTTTGCACAG GATGAAAATGGAATCAACAGACCGGTGTGTTCCTATGTGCATATCCTCCGGGCCGGCCGGCTGCTGGAGAGTCCTCGTCGGGCGGCCCGCTTTGTTAGCCTCCTGGCACATGAGAAGGCCCCGTTGGTGGGAGGAGGAGAGAAGCATGAGCAGTGGTGCACATTATTGGCTTTCCTGTGTCGAGGAAAG GGGGACTGTGAGGACCACTCTACCCTGTTGTGCAGTCTCCTGCTGGGATTCGGCCTTGacgcatatgtgtgtgtgggcaccAAAGCTAAGGGGATACCTCACACTTGGGTCCTGACCCGAGGTACCGATGGAAGTATAACTTTCTGGGAGAGCCTGACCGCACACAG ATATCTTCATCAAGCCATAGACCCAGATGCCCCACCTCTGGCCCCCCAGCCCAAACCCTCATACCCCTACCGCACTGTGGGCTGCGTCTTCAACCATCAGAGCTTCCTGGCCAACTGTCAGCCCTCTGACGCTGTGGAACTTTGTGTCTTTGACCTCCAG AATCAATCTCGGTGGAAAGCAATGAGTGACGAGGCTCTGAAGTCAGTGTGTGACTCTGGCTCCATCAGCTCTCTGCCCCCGCTTCCTCCACTCAGCTCATCATCTCTCGATGCTGCTGCTGTCAGCAATCAGCTAGAGCTGGAGATGAGATACTTGATCTCCGAGCATAGGAAG GACTTGAACCTGACAACCGTCTGGGATGACCACTTGTCCTACCTGCTGTCCTCAGCCTTGTCAGCATATGAGATGGAGCGCTGCACTGGGGTCTCATGTGGAAATGAGGAATTTCAGGATGCAGTAAGGAGGGCTGTCCCGGAAGGGCACACCTTTAAAGGCttccccatccattttctgcaccgcaaTGCCCGTAGAGCTTTTTCCACATGCCTCAA
- the cep76 gene encoding centrosomal protein of 76 kDa isoform X1: MFTLNLCIIKIPILYSGFVRHLQRHIPARLPLQAEHFVVSVVYVDPDCDQAENIVEYTFTQKWTPVNVFKAALWEVAVMALRPEKASELKQIIHSHLIKMDIHGKIREVLSETLRNDQGTAHQVLSEADFLHALQRRGIIDDVMKDLHFSQVAPSHMETRSPPKSTPQLIDEENIRLTKTNIDPSRRYLYLQVLGGKAFLEHLQEPEPLPGQVCPTFKLFLHFRNQRFHSKPVPCACDPDLQEGFLFQIHIDGTGEGSKMADATTMLSIYDPVHLVLIKTDTSSETTLVSSYFLDWRTVLSSPSGKTCLAVELMGVGSECKLPAGVLTVSLEFYPPLTETLSTDIISTQQSLERQRTAERERIFLVYAKQWWREFLEIRSTNQSKMVKIFAQDENGINRPVCSYVHILRAGRLLESPRRAARFVSLLAHEKAPLVGGGEKHEQWCTLLAFLCRGKGDCEDHSTLLCSLLLGFGLDAYVCVGTKAKGIPHTWVLTRGTDGSITFWESLTAHRYLHQAIDPDAPPLAPQPKPSYPYRTVGCVFNHQSFLANCQPSDAVELCVFDLQNQSRWKAMSDEALKSVCDSGSISSLPPLPPLSSSSLDAAAVSNQLELEMRYLISEHRKDLNLTTVWDDHLSYLLSSALSAYEMERCTGVSCGNEEFQDAVRRAVPEGHTFKGFPIHFLHRNARRAFSTCLKSRFCEEIVYCRGDHVRLALRVRVFIYPENVCAVWFMFACKYRSVL, from the exons ATGTTCACACTTAAtctatgtattattaaaatTCCAATACTATATTCTGGTTTTGTCAGGCATCTGCAAAGACACATTCCCGCTCGCTTACCGCTGCAGGCAGAGCATTTTGTTGTGAGTGTTGTTTACGTGGATCCCGATTGCGATCAAGCTGAAAATATAGTTGAATATACATTTACCCAAAAGTGGACTCCCGTTAACGTATTTAAAGCTGCCCTGTGGGAAGTTGCTGTAATGGCTCTTCGTCCAGAGAAAGCCTCCGAGCTGAAACAAATCATTCACAGCCATCTGATCAAG ATGGATATTCATGGGAAGATCCGAGAGGTGCTGTCTGAGACTTTGAGGAATGATCAAGGTACTGCACATCAAGTGTTATCTGAGGCAGACTTCCTCCATGCACTGCAGCGCAGGGGCATCATAGATGACGTGATGAAGGACCTACACTTTTCTCAG GTAGCACCTAGCCATATGGAAACACGATCTCCTCCAAAATCCACCCCCCAGTTGATTGACGAAGAAAACATTCGGCTGACAAAAA CCAATATTGACCCATCCAGACGTTACCTGTATTTGCAAGTACTTGGTGGTAAGGCCTTCTTGGAGCACCTTCAGGAGCCTGAGCCTTTACCTGGTCAGGTGTGCCCAACATTCAAGTTATTCCTGCACTTCCGAAATCAGAGATTTCACTCCAAGCCAGTGCCCTGTGCCTGTGACCCTGACTTGCAGGAGGGCTTCCTGTTCCAGATCCACATAGATGGCACAG GAGAGGGAAGTAAGATGGCAGATGCAACTACTATGCTGTCCATTTACGATCCAGTTCACTTGGTGCTGATCAAGACTGACACCTCCAGTGAGACGACGTTGGTCTCATCCTACTTCCTGGACTGGAGGACAGTCCTTAGTTCACCTAGTGGGAAGACATGCTTGGCTGTGGAACTGATGGGAGTGG GAAGTGAATGCAAGTTGCCGGCTGGTGTTTTGACAGTCAGTCTCGAATTCTATCCTCCACTCACAGAGACACTGAGCACTGACATCATCAGCACACAG cAATCTCTAGAAAGACAGAGGACAGCAGAGAGGGAGAGGATCTTCCTGGTTTATGCCAAACAATGGTGGAGGGAGTTTCTTGAAATCCGGTCAACAAACCAGTCCAAAATGGTCAAAATCTTTGCACAG GATGAAAATGGAATCAACAGACCGGTGTGTTCCTATGTGCATATCCTCCGGGCCGGCCGGCTGCTGGAGAGTCCTCGTCGGGCGGCCCGCTTTGTTAGCCTCCTGGCACATGAGAAGGCCCCGTTGGTGGGAGGAGGAGAGAAGCATGAGCAGTGGTGCACATTATTGGCTTTCCTGTGTCGAGGAAAG GGGGACTGTGAGGACCACTCTACCCTGTTGTGCAGTCTCCTGCTGGGATTCGGCCTTGacgcatatgtgtgtgtgggcaccAAAGCTAAGGGGATACCTCACACTTGGGTCCTGACCCGAGGTACCGATGGAAGTATAACTTTCTGGGAGAGCCTGACCGCACACAG ATATCTTCATCAAGCCATAGACCCAGATGCCCCACCTCTGGCCCCCCAGCCCAAACCCTCATACCCCTACCGCACTGTGGGCTGCGTCTTCAACCATCAGAGCTTCCTGGCCAACTGTCAGCCCTCTGACGCTGTGGAACTTTGTGTCTTTGACCTCCAG AATCAATCTCGGTGGAAAGCAATGAGTGACGAGGCTCTGAAGTCAGTGTGTGACTCTGGCTCCATCAGCTCTCTGCCCCCGCTTCCTCCACTCAGCTCATCATCTCTCGATGCTGCTGCTGTCAGCAATCAGCTAGAGCTGGAGATGAGATACTTGATCTCCGAGCATAGGAAG GACTTGAACCTGACAACCGTCTGGGATGACCACTTGTCCTACCTGCTGTCCTCAGCCTTGTCAGCATATGAGATGGAGCGCTGCACTGGGGTCTCATGTGGAAATGAGGAATTTCAGGATGCAGTAAGGAGGGCTGTCCCGGAAGGGCACACCTTTAAAGGCttccccatccattttctgcaccgcaaTGCCCGTAGAGCTTTTTCCACATGCCTCAA